A genomic stretch from Natronomonas gomsonensis includes:
- a CDS encoding acetyl-CoA hydrolase/transferase C-terminal domain-containing protein — translation MSDRVTERYAGELPMAEADDAADRVADDAVVLVSGFGSVGYPKALPLALADSGRDLELTVVSGGSVGEEIDTALVEADAIARRYPYQSTPEAREKVNNNEIAFSDRNVSSLGDEVQYGGLVDPDVAIVEAVAVGEDWLIPSTSIGQTPAFVDAAEKLIVEVNHNQPLELQAVHDVYRPDAPPNREPIPLSEPDGRIGDAKVRFDPEKLLAVVETDRPDSTYTFRDPTDDDRAIARNFGSFLAEEMERTPVFEEELYLQFGVGSLGNALMGELIDLDFAGRDVVYFGEVIQDGLLDMLDAGRLECASATTLALTEEGQQRLFEDVEGYAEDIVLRPTDVSNDARLINQFGVVGVNSAIEVDIYGHANSTHVRGSKAINGVGGSGDFNRNSLVSVCALPSTLKGGEISRIVPMAFHVDHTEHDLDVIVTEQGVADLRGTSPVERAEEIIENCAHPSFKPALWEYFEAAKEQGGHIPHDLKRAVEWPN, via the coding sequence ATGAGCGACCGAGTCACCGAGCGCTACGCGGGCGAGTTACCGATGGCCGAGGCCGACGACGCCGCCGACCGCGTCGCCGACGACGCGGTCGTCCTCGTCAGCGGGTTCGGGAGCGTCGGCTACCCGAAAGCCCTGCCACTGGCGCTGGCCGACTCCGGACGTGACCTCGAACTCACCGTCGTCAGCGGCGGCAGCGTCGGCGAGGAAATCGACACTGCTCTGGTGGAAGCCGACGCCATCGCTCGCCGGTATCCGTATCAATCGACGCCGGAAGCACGAGAGAAAGTCAACAACAACGAAATCGCATTCAGCGACCGCAACGTCTCCTCGCTGGGCGACGAAGTGCAGTACGGCGGGTTGGTCGACCCCGACGTGGCCATCGTCGAGGCCGTCGCCGTCGGCGAGGACTGGCTGATTCCCTCCACCTCCATCGGCCAGACGCCCGCCTTCGTCGATGCGGCCGAGAAACTCATCGTCGAAGTCAACCACAACCAACCGCTGGAACTGCAGGCGGTTCACGACGTGTACCGCCCCGACGCGCCGCCGAACCGGGAGCCGATTCCGCTGTCGGAGCCGGACGGCCGCATCGGCGACGCAAAGGTCCGCTTCGACCCCGAGAAACTCCTCGCCGTCGTCGAGACCGACCGACCGGATTCGACGTACACGTTCCGTGACCCCACCGACGACGACCGGGCCATCGCCCGGAACTTCGGGTCGTTCCTCGCCGAGGAGATGGAGCGAACGCCCGTCTTCGAGGAAGAACTGTACCTCCAGTTCGGCGTCGGCAGCCTCGGCAATGCGCTGATGGGCGAACTCATCGACCTCGATTTTGCCGGCCGGGACGTGGTTTACTTCGGTGAGGTGATTCAGGACGGCCTCCTCGATATGCTCGATGCGGGTCGGTTGGAGTGTGCCAGCGCGACGACGCTCGCGCTCACCGAGGAGGGCCAACAGCGACTGTTCGAGGATGTCGAGGGCTACGCTGAAGACATCGTGTTGCGGCCGACCGACGTGTCCAACGACGCTCGCCTCATCAACCAGTTCGGCGTCGTCGGCGTCAACAGCGCCATCGAGGTCGACATCTACGGCCACGCCAACTCGACGCACGTCCGCGGGTCGAAAGCCATCAACGGCGTCGGCGGGTCGGGCGACTTCAACCGCAACTCGCTGGTGTCGGTGTGTGCGCTCCCGTCGACGCTGAAGGGCGGCGAGATATCCCGAATCGTCCCGATGGCCTTCCACGTCGACCACACCGAACACGACCTCGACGTCATCGTCACCGAACAGGGCGTCGCCGACCTCCGGGGCACCTCGCCGGTCGAACGCGCCGAGGAAATCATCGAGAACTGCGCACACCCCTCGTTCAAGCCGGCGCTGTGGGAGTACTTCGAGGCGGCGAAAGAACAGGGGGGTCACATTCCGCATGACCTCAAGCGCGCCGTCGAGTGGCCGAACTGA
- a CDS encoding amidase has product MDAEQRLETLIDEFGLSADEETKAAVLRYAEELVSYTDRWDRSRAVEPRGHWADDEYNALLDVYDEPRRRRADGPLSGLSFVLKDNIAAEGLRMTCGSEAFEPVSTVDATVVDRLLEAGGTLLGKANMDAFAFGPGGLWSERGRVRNPIDTERIPGGTSSGCGVAVAAGFADAALGSDTGGSIRSPAACCGVVGIKPTHGLVSRYGFVENVPSADTIGPLARDVETAARVLEAIRGPDVRDPTTSAVELPPLDRDIEEFDALRIGVLDPAPHGVSEAIVDAIDDLAADLGAEPDVSVGSVDLAMEDIEEAYSVISGAEFAWLLRQSFAQRGGVPTAPEMAGRIDGSLFTDHVAERLLPGAYLDAATDGRAYALAQQQVVAFKRTLAERFERFDALLTPTLRTLPPKPDQLRNSEGGFKYTIAKQFSLAGIPAVSVPFAEREGLPVSAQLLAPQFEDRTAIVAARLVERLGEWSHDS; this is encoded by the coding sequence ATGGACGCCGAGCAACGCCTCGAAACGCTCATCGACGAGTTCGGTCTCTCGGCCGACGAGGAGACGAAAGCCGCGGTGCTGCGCTACGCCGAGGAGTTGGTGTCGTACACGGACCGATGGGACCGCTCGCGGGCGGTCGAACCACGGGGCCACTGGGCCGACGACGAGTACAACGCTCTCCTCGACGTCTACGACGAACCGCGGCGACGACGCGCCGACGGCCCCCTGTCGGGGCTGTCGTTCGTCCTCAAGGACAACATCGCCGCCGAGGGACTGCGAATGACCTGTGGCTCGGAGGCCTTCGAGCCCGTTTCGACCGTCGACGCGACCGTCGTCGACCGCCTACTCGAAGCCGGGGGGACGCTCCTCGGGAAGGCCAACATGGACGCCTTCGCCTTCGGCCCCGGCGGCCTGTGGAGCGAGCGCGGCCGGGTACGGAACCCGATCGACACAGAGCGGATTCCGGGCGGTACCTCCAGCGGTTGTGGCGTCGCTGTCGCCGCCGGGTTTGCCGACGCCGCACTCGGCTCGGATACGGGCGGGAGCATCCGGTCGCCGGCGGCCTGCTGTGGCGTCGTCGGCATCAAGCCGACTCACGGACTCGTTTCCCGGTACGGCTTCGTCGAGAATGTCCCCTCAGCCGACACTATCGGCCCGCTGGCCCGCGACGTGGAAACTGCTGCCCGCGTCCTCGAAGCGATTCGCGGACCCGACGTTCGGGACCCGACAACGAGCGCCGTCGAACTGCCGCCGCTGGACCGCGACATCGAGGAGTTCGATGCGCTCCGAATTGGCGTTCTCGACCCCGCTCCGCACGGCGTCTCCGAGGCCATCGTCGACGCCATCGACGACCTCGCGGCCGACCTCGGCGCCGAACCCGACGTGTCCGTCGGGTCGGTCGACCTCGCAATGGAGGACATCGAGGAGGCGTACTCGGTCATCTCCGGGGCGGAGTTCGCGTGGCTGCTCCGGCAGTCCTTCGCCCAGCGCGGCGGCGTGCCGACCGCCCCGGAGATGGCCGGCCGCATCGACGGCTCACTGTTCACCGACCACGTCGCCGAACGCCTGCTCCCGGGGGCCTATCTGGACGCCGCAACCGACGGGCGGGCCTACGCGCTCGCCCAACAGCAGGTCGTCGCGTTCAAGCGCACCCTCGCCGAGCGCTTCGAGCGCTTCGACGCCCTGCTCACGCCGACGCTGCGGACGCTGCCGCCGAAACCGGACCAACTGCGGAACTCCGAAGGCGGCTTCAAATACACCATCGCAAAGCAGTTCAGCCTCGCGGGGATTCCGGCGGTGTCGGTCCCCTTTGCCGAACGAGAGGGGCTGCCGGTGAGCGCCCAACTGCTCGCCCCGCAGTTCGAAGACCGGACGGCTATCGTGGCCGCACGACTCGTCGAGCGCCTCGGCGAGTGGTCTCACGACTCGTGA
- the tcuA gene encoding FAD-dependent tricarballylate dehydrogenase TcuA: MQHKEYDVVVVGCGIAGLAAGLRLAEEDTDVAILEKAPKEHRGGHTQFTESFRIPTADIDLDVEFNVPDYTASDFYSDIMKVTNYRADEDLAKTVTREAAETFEWLTHKGLEWEYQAPHSGYTAGRVWLHGADMVTELVDILESEGADIYYRAEAQDLVREDDGTVTGVEGFLEGSRVRFEGDAVVLAAGDYGSSKEKRTRYYGPGYGNMKVRGSRYNTGEAIEAAMDVGAKSDGEWGDAHMALIDAGSPDVEGGITRIDGYQYGLIVNHDGERFVDEGEDARAHTYAKFGRRIFEQPYHEAFIIVDSKVVDDVAHMGPSRSMTADSIEVLANRLGIEDVDRAVETVEAYNEACEDDAFERYEANSLDGNEATDVTPPKSNWALPLDDPPYTGYPVTGGMTFAFGGVGITPEAEVLDTTDTVIPGLFAAGNATGGLFYNNYPGGTGLTNAAVFGKIAGENAAEFVSK; the protein is encoded by the coding sequence ATGCAGCACAAAGAGTACGACGTGGTCGTGGTCGGCTGTGGTATCGCCGGTCTCGCCGCCGGCCTCCGTCTCGCCGAGGAAGACACCGACGTGGCGATACTGGAGAAGGCACCGAAAGAGCACCGCGGCGGACACACGCAGTTCACCGAATCGTTCCGCATCCCGACGGCCGACATCGACCTCGACGTCGAGTTCAACGTTCCCGATTACACGGCCTCGGACTTCTACTCCGATATCATGAAGGTCACCAACTACCGCGCCGACGAGGACCTCGCGAAGACGGTGACTCGGGAGGCCGCAGAGACCTTCGAGTGGCTGACCCACAAGGGACTCGAGTGGGAGTATCAGGCGCCACACTCGGGGTACACCGCCGGGCGCGTCTGGCTCCACGGTGCCGACATGGTGACGGAACTGGTCGACATCCTCGAATCGGAGGGAGCCGACATCTACTATCGCGCGGAAGCACAGGACCTCGTCCGCGAGGACGATGGCACCGTCACCGGCGTCGAAGGGTTCCTCGAGGGTTCCCGCGTCCGCTTCGAGGGCGACGCCGTCGTCCTCGCTGCGGGCGATTACGGCTCCAGCAAGGAGAAACGGACCCGGTATTACGGCCCCGGCTACGGCAACATGAAGGTCCGCGGCAGCCGGTACAACACCGGCGAGGCCATCGAGGCCGCGATGGACGTCGGCGCGAAATCCGACGGCGAGTGGGGCGACGCCCACATGGCGCTCATCGACGCCGGGTCGCCGGACGTTGAGGGCGGCATCACCCGCATCGACGGCTACCAGTACGGCCTCATCGTCAACCACGACGGCGAGCGGTTCGTCGACGAGGGCGAGGACGCCCGCGCCCACACCTACGCGAAGTTCGGCCGCCGCATCTTCGAACAGCCCTACCACGAGGCATTCATCATCGTCGACTCGAAAGTCGTCGACGACGTGGCGCATATGGGCCCCTCGCGGTCGATGACCGCCGACTCCATCGAGGTGCTCGCGAACCGCCTCGGCATCGAGGACGTCGACCGCGCCGTCGAGACCGTCGAGGCGTACAACGAAGCCTGCGAAGACGACGCCTTCGAGCGATACGAAGCGAACAGCCTCGACGGCAACGAGGCGACCGACGTGACGCCGCCGAAGTCCAACTGGGCGCTCCCCTTGGACGATCCGCCGTACACCGGCTACCCCGTCACCGGCGGGATGACCTTCGCCTTCGGCGGCGTCGGCATCACGCCGGAAGCGGAGGTGCTCGACACGACGGATACGGTCATTCCGGGGCTGTTCGCCGCGGGCAACGCCACCGGCGGCCTCTTCTACAACAACTACCCCGGCGGAACGGGGCTGACGAACGCCGCGGTGTTCGGGAAAATCGCCGGCGAGAACGCGGCCGAGTTCGTCAGCAAGTAG
- a CDS encoding thiamine pyrophosphate-binding protein, which translates to MVESGPEATGSSYVLDAVSAEGVDSVFGIIGEGNAHLIDSLNESDLTFKQARHEQAAVSMADGHARTRHGVAVCTLTHGPGLTNGATGIAAADRDNVPIVVLVGDTGIAGRETSLQYLDHPAFSKPISTYQTRIETAETIPEVLSRAFDRARTRSGPVIVEVPTDVQEAPAPEATYTPVPRPRQRIAPDADRLDEAVELLAEADHPVVLAGGGAMRSNAGDALAGFAEKVGAPIATTYFGRGVLSESHPFVSGISGTFMSPANDELLWDADVAVVVGARLSGKTTRYGELYADADVIQIDTNEESIATHQLPAVGMVADARRAVEALTDRIKANPDRATAVEETIAEAPFPWDDGFEQRPDEIDPGEFTVELSERVPDDAIVTVDSGNNTGFPAVFHDIGEDGTMLVNGNFGTMGYSLPAALGAQATAPEKTVVCYTGDGALLQVIQEIETGVRLGLPVIVAILNDRSYGIIRHRQNMIYERETASTYDSADFVQIAEGFGAEGAVVRSPEDLDVVEEFLDSDPEVPLVLDARTIPEVSRPGFPPY; encoded by the coding sequence ATGGTAGAATCCGGCCCGGAAGCCACCGGCAGTAGCTACGTCCTCGACGCCGTTTCGGCGGAGGGCGTCGATTCGGTGTTCGGCATCATCGGCGAGGGTAACGCCCACCTCATCGACAGCCTCAACGAGAGCGACCTCACGTTCAAGCAGGCCCGCCACGAGCAGGCCGCCGTCTCGATGGCCGACGGTCACGCCCGAACCCGCCACGGCGTCGCGGTGTGTACGCTCACTCACGGCCCCGGCCTCACGAACGGCGCGACGGGCATCGCCGCCGCCGACCGTGACAACGTTCCCATCGTCGTCCTCGTGGGAGACACCGGTATCGCCGGCCGGGAGACCTCGCTGCAGTATCTCGACCACCCCGCGTTCTCGAAGCCGATTTCGACGTATCAGACGCGCATCGAGACCGCCGAGACGATTCCGGAGGTGCTTTCGAGAGCCTTCGACCGCGCCCGGACTCGAAGCGGGCCCGTCATCGTCGAGGTGCCGACCGACGTACAGGAAGCGCCCGCCCCCGAAGCGACGTACACGCCAGTCCCCCGCCCACGCCAGCGTATCGCACCCGACGCAGACCGACTGGACGAGGCCGTCGAACTGCTCGCCGAGGCCGACCACCCCGTCGTGTTGGCGGGCGGCGGCGCGATGCGCTCGAACGCCGGCGACGCGCTGGCGGGGTTCGCCGAGAAAGTCGGCGCGCCAATCGCGACGACGTACTTCGGCCGCGGCGTCCTGTCGGAGTCTCACCCCTTCGTGTCGGGCATCTCGGGGACGTTCATGTCGCCGGCCAACGACGAACTCCTGTGGGACGCCGACGTGGCAGTCGTCGTCGGCGCACGACTCTCGGGGAAGACGACCCGCTACGGCGAGTTGTACGCCGACGCCGACGTGATTCAAATCGACACGAACGAGGAGTCGATAGCGACCCACCAGCTTCCGGCCGTCGGGATGGTTGCCGACGCCCGCCGAGCGGTCGAGGCGCTGACCGACCGCATCAAGGCGAACCCCGACCGGGCGACGGCGGTCGAAGAGACCATCGCCGAGGCGCCGTTCCCGTGGGACGACGGCTTCGAGCAGCGCCCCGACGAGATCGACCCCGGCGAGTTCACCGTCGAACTCTCCGAGCGCGTCCCCGATGACGCCATCGTGACCGTCGATTCGGGCAACAACACCGGCTTCCCCGCGGTCTTCCACGACATCGGCGAGGACGGGACGATGCTCGTCAACGGCAACTTCGGGACGATGGGCTACTCCCTGCCGGCCGCCCTGGGCGCACAGGCGACCGCCCCCGAGAAGACGGTCGTCTGTTACACCGGCGACGGCGCGCTGCTGCAGGTGATACAGGAGATAGAGACCGGCGTCCGACTGGGTCTGCCGGTCATCGTCGCGATACTCAACGACCGGAGTTACGGCATCATCCGACACCGCCAGAACATGATTTACGAACGAGAGACCGCGAGTACGTACGACAGCGCCGACTTCGTGCAAATCGCCGAGGGGTTCGGCGCCGAAGGCGCGGTCGTCCGCTCACCGGAGGACCTCGATGTCGTCGAGGAGTTCCTCGACTCCGACCCGGAGGTGCCACTGGTACTCGACGCACGGACGATTCCCGAAGTGTCGCGGCCGGGATTCCCCCCGTACTGA
- a CDS encoding pyridoxamine 5'-phosphate oxidase family protein encodes MRGMNMGDEELEAFLDDQRTLYLATVSENGWPHVAPVGFARLDDGHFYVLTHPSQRKSKNVFHDNRVGLTLDDGETYTSLRGVFVHGYATVVTDAKKRSKLEGAWVERFYDGEIPDVVKKVYAKRDGWIWFDIEPVHTVTWDNRKLDASRLAEEDAPEGMPFRYGLPEDMGAAAPDGD; translated from the coding sequence ATGCGAGGGATGAACATGGGCGACGAGGAGTTGGAGGCGTTTCTCGACGACCAGCGAACGCTGTATCTGGCGACGGTTTCCGAAAACGGCTGGCCACACGTCGCGCCGGTGGGCTTTGCCCGACTGGACGACGGCCACTTCTACGTGCTCACCCACCCGAGCCAACGCAAGAGCAAGAACGTCTTCCACGACAACCGGGTCGGCCTCACGCTTGACGACGGCGAGACCTACACCTCGCTTCGGGGCGTCTTCGTCCACGGTTACGCGACGGTCGTCACCGACGCCAAGAAGCGGTCGAAACTGGAAGGCGCGTGGGTCGAGCGCTTCTACGACGGCGAGATTCCCGACGTGGTCAAGAAGGTGTACGCCAAACGCGACGGCTGGATATGGTTCGACATCGAGCCGGTCCACACCGTCACGTGGGACAACCGGAAACTCGACGCCTCGCGGTTGGCCGAGGAGGACGCGCCCGAGGGGATGCCGTTCAGGTACGGCCTGCCCGAGGATATGGGCGCGGCGGCGCCCGACGGCGACTGA
- a CDS encoding MaoC family dehydratase: MAEQETQRRLVQGWEGRYYEDFSVGDIYKHPYGRTVTETDDVWFTNVTMNTNPMHFNEAYAAETEFGERLVNGTFVIALAVGMSVIDVSANATANLGYDAVRHHGPVFHGDTIFVESEVTEKRESSSRDHVGIVTTELRAYNQDDELVLSLERTPMVLKREHAQPTAAQPTGWPEGIGTQPEDLE, from the coding sequence ATGGCTGAACAAGAGACACAACGACGACTGGTACAGGGCTGGGAAGGACGCTACTACGAGGACTTCTCGGTCGGCGACATCTACAAACATCCCTACGGACGGACGGTCACCGAAACCGATGACGTGTGGTTTACGAACGTGACGATGAACACCAACCCGATGCATTTCAACGAGGCCTACGCCGCCGAGACGGAGTTCGGCGAGCGCCTCGTCAACGGGACGTTCGTCATCGCCCTCGCCGTCGGGATGAGCGTCATCGACGTGAGCGCAAACGCCACCGCCAACCTCGGCTACGATGCGGTGCGACACCACGGCCCCGTCTTCCACGGCGACACCATCTTCGTCGAAAGCGAGGTGACCGAGAAACGCGAGTCGTCCTCACGGGACCACGTCGGCATCGTCACGACCGAACTCCGTGCGTACAATCAGGACGACGAGTTGGTGTTGTCCTTAGAGCGGACGCCGATGGTACTGAAACGCGAGCACGCCCAGCCAACGGCGGCCCAACCGACCGGCTGGCCGGAGGGCATCGGCACCCAACCGGAGGACCTCGAATGA
- a CDS encoding aldehyde dehydrogenase — protein sequence MAAQPTEYDQFIDGEYTPSESDERIEVSFPYDGSVWATVPDGTEADVERAVDSARSAFESDEWRGLLPSERASILHDIADTIDDHAEELAELETRQNGKLIREMSSQMGGLGEWFRYYASQCRTHEGRTIPVESKGGEMFTYVREEPRGVVGAITPWNSPLLLTVFKLAPALAAGCTFVHKPSSYTPVSALRFAEILHEEAGLPAGVYNVVTGGGSTAGEALITHDDVDKLAFTGSTGIGRHIGKAAGEALIPASLELGGKSPNVVFPSADLDNAINGVIKGIFAATGQTCLAGSRVFVHEDVHDEFVDRFTSRTEDIELGDPLDPDTEMGPVAFRDQWETDVSYIETGVEEGATLAFGGEQPEDLPGECFLQPTILTDVDNDMTVAREEIFGPVASVITFSEEEEVIELANDTDFGLAAGVWTEDMRQARRFANRVEAGTVWINEYRTLSYNAPFGGYKDSGLGRENGKEGIDEYRRTKTVWVDESGSVDDPFKLG from the coding sequence ATGGCAGCACAACCCACAGAGTACGACCAGTTCATCGATGGCGAGTACACGCCTTCCGAGAGCGACGAGCGCATCGAGGTGTCGTTTCCCTACGACGGGTCGGTGTGGGCGACGGTTCCGGACGGCACCGAAGCCGACGTCGAGCGGGCGGTTGACTCGGCACGGTCGGCCTTCGAATCCGACGAGTGGCGCGGGTTGTTGCCGAGCGAGCGGGCATCGATACTCCACGACATCGCCGACACAATCGACGACCACGCCGAGGAACTCGCGGAACTGGAGACCCGACAGAACGGTAAACTGATTCGGGAGATGAGTTCCCAGATGGGCGGCCTCGGCGAGTGGTTCCGCTACTACGCCAGCCAGTGTCGGACCCACGAGGGCCGGACGATTCCCGTCGAGAGCAAAGGCGGGGAGATGTTCACCTACGTCCGCGAGGAGCCACGCGGCGTCGTCGGTGCGATTACGCCGTGGAACTCCCCGCTTCTGCTGACCGTGTTCAAACTCGCCCCGGCGCTCGCGGCGGGGTGTACCTTCGTCCACAAGCCGAGTTCCTACACGCCAGTGAGCGCGTTGCGGTTCGCCGAGATACTCCACGAGGAGGCCGGCCTGCCGGCGGGCGTCTACAACGTCGTCACCGGCGGTGGGTCGACGGCCGGCGAGGCGCTCATCACCCACGACGACGTGGACAAACTCGCATTCACCGGCTCGACCGGCATCGGCCGCCACATCGGCAAGGCCGCCGGCGAGGCGCTGATTCCCGCCTCCCTGGAGTTGGGCGGGAAGAGTCCCAACGTCGTCTTCCCGAGTGCGGACCTCGACAACGCCATCAACGGCGTCATCAAGGGCATCTTCGCGGCAACGGGACAGACCTGCCTCGCCGGCTCGCGCGTGTTCGTCCACGAGGACGTCCACGACGAGTTCGTCGACCGCTTTACGAGTCGGACCGAGGACATCGAGTTGGGCGACCCGCTGGACCCCGACACCGAGATGGGGCCGGTCGCCTTCCGCGACCAGTGGGAGACCGACGTGTCCTACATCGAGACCGGCGTCGAGGAGGGGGCGACGCTGGCCTTCGGCGGCGAGCAACCCGAGGACCTACCGGGAGAGTGCTTCCTCCAGCCAACGATTCTGACCGATGTGGACAACGACATGACCGTCGCTCGCGAGGAGATTTTCGGCCCCGTCGCCAGCGTCATCACCTTCTCCGAGGAGGAAGAGGTCATCGAACTCGCCAACGACACCGACTTCGGGCTTGCGGCGGGCGTCTGGACCGAGGACATGCGGCAGGCGCGTCGGTTCGCCAACCGAGTCGAGGCTGGCACCGTCTGGATAAACGAGTACCGGACGCTGTCGTACAACGCGCCCTTCGGCGGTTACAAGGACAGCGGCCTCGGCCGGGAGAACGGCAAAGAGGGCATCGACGAGTACCGCCGGACGAAGACCGTCTGGGTCGACGAATCCGGCTCCGTCGACGACCCCTTCAAACTCGGCTAA
- a CDS encoding FAD-binding protein, whose protein sequence is MISHDVVVVGGGGAGLRAAIAAHEAGADVAIVSKLHPVRSHTGAAEGGINVSLHDDDSDELHAYDTMKGSDYLGDAPAIETLARDTPEEVIQLEHWGMTFSRDDDGGIAQRYLAGHSAPRTTYAGAETGHHLLHTMYEQVVKRGIEVYEEHYVLELAVSGEADPDDRECHGAVAYDIKSGDIEGFHARNGVILATGGLGQVYNHTTNAVANTGDGPAMAYRAGVPLEDMEFIQFHPTTLPSTGVLISEGVRGEGGILYNSEGERFMFEYGYASNAGELASRDVVSRAELLEVQGGRGIDDEYVHLDMRHLGEERINDRLENIVHLAKDFEGVDPIEEPMPVKPGQHFAMGGIETDENGQTCIDGLYAAGECACVSVHGSNRLGGNALPELIVFGARAGRHAASGDRSPAEIPTGADARTESGTIDAAVPLGQPEGASVATDGSADAAESPEVVLERAVSTARSRVEELLERDGTNHAEIRADLQDAMEEHVNVFRNREGLLETLETIRECRERYENVAVADPSRTFNTDLIHTIETRNLIDVAETITLGALVREEFRGAHWRQEHQARDDEAWLKHTLISWNDGSPELYFSDVLLDGDIQTYEPKVRSY, encoded by the coding sequence ATGATTTCCCACGACGTGGTCGTCGTCGGCGGCGGCGGCGCCGGTCTTCGTGCGGCCATCGCGGCCCACGAGGCCGGCGCGGACGTCGCAATCGTCTCGAAGTTACACCCCGTACGTTCTCATACTGGCGCGGCAGAGGGTGGTATCAACGTCTCGCTACACGACGACGACTCGGACGAACTGCACGCCTACGACACGATGAAGGGGTCGGACTATCTCGGTGACGCCCCCGCAATCGAGACGCTGGCCCGCGACACGCCCGAGGAGGTCATCCAACTCGAACACTGGGGGATGACCTTCTCGCGGGACGACGACGGCGGCATCGCCCAGCGGTATCTCGCCGGCCACTCCGCGCCACGAACCACCTACGCCGGCGCCGAGACCGGCCACCACCTCCTGCATACGATGTACGAGCAGGTCGTCAAACGCGGCATCGAGGTGTACGAGGAGCACTACGTCTTGGAGTTGGCCGTCAGCGGCGAGGCCGACCCCGACGACCGCGAGTGTCACGGCGCCGTCGCCTACGACATCAAATCCGGCGACATCGAGGGATTTCACGCCCGAAACGGCGTCATCCTCGCGACGGGCGGCCTCGGGCAGGTGTACAACCACACGACGAACGCCGTCGCCAACACCGGCGACGGCCCCGCGATGGCCTACCGCGCCGGCGTGCCGCTGGAAGACATGGAGTTCATCCAGTTCCATCCGACGACGCTGCCCTCGACCGGCGTCCTCATCTCCGAGGGCGTCCGCGGGGAGGGGGGAATCCTCTACAACAGCGAGGGCGAGCGGTTCATGTTCGAGTACGGCTACGCGAGCAATGCCGGCGAACTCGCCTCCCGTGACGTGGTTTCGCGGGCCGAACTCCTCGAAGTACAGGGCGGTCGCGGTATCGACGACGAGTACGTCCACCTCGATATGCGCCATCTCGGCGAGGAGCGCATCAACGACCGCCTCGAGAACATCGTCCACCTCGCGAAGGACTTCGAGGGCGTCGACCCCATCGAGGAACCGATGCCGGTCAAACCCGGCCAGCACTTCGCGATGGGCGGCATCGAAACCGACGAGAACGGCCAGACGTGTATCGACGGCCTCTACGCCGCCGGCGAGTGCGCCTGCGTCTCCGTCCACGGCTCGAACCGACTGGGTGGCAACGCCCTCCCCGAACTCATCGTCTTCGGTGCCCGTGCGGGCCGCCACGCCGCCTCGGGTGACCGCAGCCCGGCGGAGATTCCCACTGGTGCCGACGCCCGGACGGAAAGCGGCACCATCGACGCCGCGGTCCCGCTCGGTCAACCGGAGGGCGCAAGCGTCGCGACCGACGGCAGCGCCGACGCCGCCGAGTCGCCCGAGGTGGTTCTTGAACGCGCCGTCTCGACCGCCCGAAGCCGCGTCGAGGAGTTACTCGAACGCGACGGCACCAACCACGCCGAAATCCGAGCGGACCTACAGGACGCGATGGAGGAACACGTCAACGTCTTCCGGAACCGCGAGGGGCTCCTCGAGACGCTGGAGACGATTCGGGAGTGTCGCGAGCGATACGAGAACGTCGCCGTCGCCGACCCCTCGCGGACGTTCAACACCGACCTCATCCACACCATCGAGACGCGCAACCTCATCGACGTTGCCGAGACGATTACGCTCGGCGCGCTCGTCCGCGAGGAGTTCCGCGGCGCCCACTGGCGACAGGAACATCAGGCACGCGACGACGAGGCGTGGCTCAAACACACGCTGATTTCTTGGAACGACGGCTCTCCTGAGTTGTACTTCAGCGACGTGCTGTTGGACGGGGACATCCAGACGTACGAACCGAAAGTTCGGAGTTATTGA